TCTGAGTTCTGAATCTTATCAGCAACTCGTTTATCAGAATTGTCAGTAGCACTATGCACTTGATTTTCTAATTTTTCTTTATCTTCACCTTTTAGCCTTTCTTTGCTACTGTCTTTGTCTTTATATTCGTCTTTTTTGACGGTTCCTTTCAAAGGATGTAAACCTTGTTCGTGTACATCTCCTGAATTTCCTTTTGTTGTATTTTCTGCACTAACTCGCTTTGATTTCTCTGCCATAACATTTTTGATTTATTTCATCAATTTGTTTAAAATTCTTCTTTGTAAAGATTCATGATCTTCTTCTACTTTTTCAACTTCTTCAATTTTTTTACCAATCAAAACCTCTTTACCATCACTTTTATCTTCAGATTTTATAATCTTTGTTTCTTCAGTTTGAATCGTTTGTTCGCCAGCTACATTTTTAGTAACACCATCTGTATCAACATTTTTATATAGCTTTTTATCTTTGTTCTCGTCTTTATTATTATCAATTGTCCCCATAATTGTTGATTTTATTTATTTGTTATACAAAGATATAGGAGAAGGTAGTTTTGTATGTATTCAATCAAAATAAATCTTAACTCATTAGCAAACAATTGCAGTTAATAGTTACAATAACTTTTTTTTAATATTAATTTTTAGGTAGATTTTATTCTTTGAATTTTAAAAATTTTTTTAAATGATTTGCAATCAATAAAAAATCCTTCAAAGATTTCTCTTTAAAGGATTTAAAATATTAGGGATTTTTTACGATAAAGAATACTACAAATAAGATTATTTCATCATCTTATTTAATAGTCTATTTTGTAAAGATTCATGACTTTCTGAAATTTTCTTCACTTCCTCAATATCCTTTCCAGTTAAAACTTCTTTACCATAAAATTCTAGAATTTTTTTTTCTCTAGTTTGCATGTTTTGAGTACCAATATTATTTTCAGTAACTCCATCTCTGATTGCACTCTTCTTGTAAATACTTTTTTCGTCTTTCCCCATGACTTTAAAATTTAAATTAATAATTATAAATTTAAAAAAAATAAAACAAAAAATAAGGTATTTATCTAAATTTTAACGTATTAAAATCTAATTTTCTCTTTTTGCTCTTTCAATAATTTTTTCTGGAATCGCTTTTTTTGCTTTTGCGCCCATTTTTTTTAACTTTTCTACACTAGTAATTAAATTTCCTCTACCATCAAATAACTTATTCATAGCACTCGAATATTCTTTTTTACTATCGTCAATTCGTTTTCCAATACTTACCAAATCTGTTAATAAACCTTGAAATTTATCATACAAGGCACCAGCTTGTTTTGCTATTTCTAGAGCATTTCTTTGTTGTTTTTCATTATTCCACATAGAATCTATAGTTCTTAATGTTGCTAATAATGTAGAGGGAGTTACAATAACTATGTTTTTATCAAAGGCTTTGTTATACAGGTTGTTATCCGTATTTAAAGCCACAGCAAAAGCAGGTTCTATGGGTATAAAGAGCAACACAAAATCTGGGGATTCAATTTGATAAATGTCTTCGTATTTTTTATCTGATAATTGCTCAATATGTTTTTTAAGCGATATAAGATGTTCCTTTAAATAACGCTCTTTTAAACCTTCATCTTCTTCATTAATAAAACGCTCATAAGCCACTAAAGATACTTTAGAATCTACCACCATTTTTTTGTTATCAGGCAAATGAATCACTACATCTGGCAACACTCTTTTTCCATCATCTGTAGTAAAACTTTGCTGCATAAAATATTCTCTATCTTTCTCTAAACCAGATTTTTCTAACACACGTTCTAAAACTAATTCACCCCAATTTCCTTGCATTTTGTTATCACCTTTTAATGCTTTGGTTAGGTTTAGAGTTTCTTTGCTCATTTGTTGATTTAGCTCTTTTAACCCTAGTATTTGTTGACGTAAAGCTGCATGATAATCAATACTTTCTTTATGCGTTTTATCTACTTTATCTTCAAAAACCTTAATTTTTTCTTGAAGCGGATTTAAAATAATCTTTAAGTTTTCTTTATTCTGAAGTGTAAATTTATTCGATTTTTCCTCTAAAATTTTATTGGCTAAAATTTCAAAATCATTGGTAAATTTTTTCTGTAGATTTTCGACCTCGTTTTTGTGTTCGGCTAATTTTAGCTGCAAATTTTTATTTTCCGAATCTTGACGTGTATTTAAAGTGATTAAATTTTCTTTCTCAAATTGTTGTTTTTTAAGCTCTTTTTGCAATTCTATAAAATTATCTTCAACCATATCTTTAGATTGTTGTAATAAAGAAACACGTTCTTCTAAAGTAGATTTTTCTTTTTCTATGGATGTTTTCTCTTTTTCGAAATTTAATTTTGAGAGTAGTTTTCCGATTAAAAAACCAATCAAACTAAAAATTAATGCGATTATAAAATAGGTGATGAAAGTTGTCATTGATTTTTTAAGATTTACTTATTTGTCATCATAAAAATAACAAGAAAATTTAAGGTAATTGCTTCACGACTATTTTTTGTGAAATAACTTTTTATTTCTGCACTCATAAATAATAATTTGCAATTCGATTATAAAGTCGTCAATAATTAAATGCTTAATTTTGTGTATCGATTAAAATAAGGAATGAAAAGATTTGCAAGTTTTATTTTATATAACATTTTAGGCTGGAGATTAGAGGGAGATTTTCCAAGAGAACCAAAAAAATACGTTGTTATTGCTGCTCCACATACAAGTTGGTTAGATTTTCCGATTTCAATTTTAGCTAGAATGAGCTCTGGAATTATGATAAATTTTATTGGAAAAAAATCACTTTTTAAATGGCCTTTTGGCTATTTCTTTAAAGCTTTGGGTGGCACTCCAGTAGATCGTAGCAAAAACAATAATTTGGTGGATGCTATTGTAGAAATTTTTCGTAAAAAGGAAGTCTTCAGATTGGCCTTATCTCCAGAAGGAACTCGCAAAAAAGTAACGGAATGGAAAACAGGGTTTTACTATATAGCAAAAGGCGCAAATGTACCTATTGTAATGGCTACTTTAGATTTCGAAAATAAAAAGTTAAAAATATCTGAACCTTATTACACCACCGAAAATAAAGAAAAAGATTTTGCTTTTATAAGGGGTTTTTACCTGAATGTAAAGGGGAAAAACCCTGAATTATCATAAAGCATTTTTTAAAATTATTTTTTTAAATTAAATTTGAATTCATGTTGTTTTACTATTCAATTTCGGGGGATTTTTATTAGTAAAAGCAACTTAATTGTATTTCATTGTACAATTTTAACACGAAATCTTCAAAAAGCAATTTTTGAAGATTTTTTTTATCGATATTTTATAGCAACTTTAGTTGCAATTCCTACAATTACTTCAGTCGCCTTAAGCATAGATTCTACAGGAACATATTCAAAACGTCCATGAAAATTATGGCCACCAGCAAATATATTAGGACAAGGCAATCCTTTGTAAGAAAGTTGAGAACCATCTGTACCACCTCTTATAGGTTTAATTAAAGGTTGTATGCCAACTTCTTTCATAACTTCTTCAACAATATTTACAATATGCATTACAGGAACTATTTTTTTCTTCATATTAAAATATTGATTTTTAATTTCTAAAGAAATCAATTCTTGCCCTAGTTCTTCATTCATATCAAAGGCAATCTTTTGCATTAAATACTTTCGTTTTTCAAAAATATCTAAATCATGATCTCTTATAATATATTCTAAAACAGTTTCTTCCACACTTCCTTTTACGTCATCTAAATGGAAAAAACCTTCATAACCTTCTGTTTTTTCGGGTACTTCTTCAGATGGAATTGCAGCAATATATTCGTTGGCAATTAAAATGGAATTAATCATTTTTCCTTTTGCATATCCTGGATGTACAATTTTACCTTTAATAGTAACTATGGCACTTGCTGCATTAAAATTTTCGTATTCTAATTCACCAATTTGGCTTCCATCCATAGTATACGCCCATGTTGCACCAAATTTTTCAACATCAAATAAATGTGCACCTTTGCCAACTTCTTCATCGGGTGTAAAACAAATTCTAATTTTTCCGTGTTTAATTTCTGGATGTTCAATTAGATATTCCATGGCAGAAACAATTTCTGTAATACCAGCTTTATCATCTGCACCTAAAAGCGTATTCCCATCTGTAGTAATTAAAGTTTGACCTTTATATTGTAATAAGTCATCAAAGTAATCTGGAGATAAAATGATGTTTTTTGCTGCATTTAAAATGATGTCTTTACCATCATAATTTTCAATAATTTGAGGGTTTACATTTTTACCTGTAAAATCTGGACTTGTATCCATATGCGCAATAAAACCAATTGTTGGCACCTCATACGTTAAATTACTAGGCAAAGTTGCCATAATGTAGCAATTTTGATCTAATTCAACATCTTGCATACCAATTTCAATCAATTCTTTCTCCAACACTTTAGCCAATTCCCATTGATTTTCCGAACTTGGAAAAGCAGGATTTTCAGGATTAGATTCTGTATCAATTGTTACATATTTTATAAAACGCGAAATTATGTGTTGTGTATCTATCATCTTAATTTTTTATTTTGATGTTTTCCATCAGTGAAAATGCTTTACAAAATCGTTGATTTACAATAGAATCTCCATAAACTTCGGTTTTTGCTAATATAAAGTTCGATTCGTTTACTTTGATAAAAGTATTAGAAACTTGATAATCGAATTTACCTTTTTTGCCTTTATAAACCATATAATAAGTTGGTTTTTCAAGAAATATAAGTTCTTTTAATTTTATTCTGATGAGCTCATTTGCTAAATTTTCTTGGTCTTGTTTCAGTAAAAAAACATCATCAAAATTTATTTTTTTGTTGATAAACGTTACATCTAATAAAACAGTTTCTGTCAATTGTTTTGTTGTATCTGCTGTAAAAATGGAAGATTGTATTTCATCTTGATATAAATTAATTTTCCAATCTTTTGGCAAATCAACAGAGAATAAATTTTTAACATCATCAACAGCTTCTAGATTATTAAAGGTTTTGGAATCACAATCAAATTCTTTACGAATTGTTGAGTTTTTATCACAAGAAATAAATAGGAGTGAAGCTATAAAAAGAATACTATAAATATATTTTGACACAGAGTACAGAGTTGATTTAATTATTAAAAGTAAAAAAAATAGACACTAATTTTACAAAGTACACTCAATTTTGACTTTTATTATATTTTGACACAGATTTTCACTGATGCTAAATTTTAAAAAATAATTACACGAATCAAAATTTTGTAAATTTATGAGATTTTTATCACAAAGATTTTTTCTCCTTTGGGGAAATTAAAAGGGGCTTTTTTAATTCAACACCATTTTCCCAATTTTCTCATTTCCACTTAACCAAGCTGTGTTTTTATCCACAAACTGAATGGCATAATAACTTTCATCAGAAACATCTGCCCAAGAAACCCCACCATCATTAGAGAAAGAAACACCAGTTTTACCTACTGCAAAAATCTCTTTTCCATTTGTGTTTGGCACATATTGTACACAACTTTTATAATTTGGGTTTTGATTGTTAGCCACTAAAGTCCAAGTTTTGCCACCATCTTTTGTTATTGCTTTGTTGGCTCTGTTTTCTAAAGGTTTAGAATAATCTCCTCCAATAATAATTCCGTTGTTTTTATCAGCAAAATCAATCGAATAAATTCCTTGAGGGCCATTTCCTTGAATAATTGGCGTTTCAAAAATTTCCCAAGTTTGACCAAAATCATCCGACTTCAAAACTCGTGCTTTTGTACCTCCAGAAGCAATCCAGACTGTGCTTCCTAAAGTTTTTATATTGGTATTACTTGCTGCAAAAAAAGCTTCACCTTCTTCGAATTTCGGTAAGTTTTCGCAAGCTAATTTGTCCCAAGTTTTGCCAGCATCCGTAGTTATTATAATGGATGCACAATTTTCTGTTGGGTCTCCAACTGCAATTCCATGCAAATTATCATCAAAAAAATGCATGGAATCATAAAACACTTTTTCATGTTCTTCTTTGTAAACCAATGTGTATCCAGTTATTGGAGTTTTATATAATAATGCTGGATTGCCAATACTTAAAACAAAAAACTCTTTATCATTAGTTGCTATGCTTCTAAAATTTGGAATCATTGAATCTTGGTACTTTATAGTCATTGGTAAAATAGATTTACCTTTAATGATATAACCAACTTTACCATTAGAGCCTGCATAAGCAACTTTGTTTTCATCCAAAGCAATAATGGCTCTGATGCTTGTGTCTTCCATTTTAAATTCTTCAATTTCAATTGAATCTATATTTCTTGGCACATATTCTTTAGTACAAGAAATTATCAAAAGGAAAACAAGAATTAATAGCGCTATTCTTTTCATTTTTAATATTTTTAACGAAAATAAAGTTTTTTTATAGATAATTACTTGAAACCAAATTGATATCTCTTTTTTATAAATTACGATTTAAAATAATCGTATTAAAAAACAAAAAACTGTATTTTTAAAAGCCCGTAAAAAAATGGGAAAAACAATTGATAAGGGAATCATAAAGAACTTTTTGTGGCGCTCTTTTTCGAATAAACAAATCATTTTTATTGAATGAAAAAAGCGTTGGTAATTTCTGGAGGAGGAAGCAAAGGAGCATTTGCAGGAGGTGTTGCTCAATATTTGATGAAAAAAGAGCACAAAGACTATGATTTATTTGTAGGCACTTCTACTGGTAGTTTAATGGTATCTCATTTGGCTTTAGGAATGTTAGATGATTTGAAAGAATTGTATACAAACGTAAATCAGAACACCATTTTTAGCAATAATCCTTTTCATGTAAAAGTGGTAGCTGGTGAAAAAGTGGTAAGTGTTAGGCATTTAAATACCTTATGGAATTTTTTAAACGGACGTAAAACTTTTGGCGAAAGTAAAAATTTACGAAAGTTAATTAAACAAAGAATAACCAAAGAAATGTATGCTAAAATTCAGGAAAGTAATAAAGAAGTTGTGGTTACAGTATCCAATTTAACAGCCAATCAAATTGAGTATAAATCTAGCAAAGACTGTACTTATGAGGATTTTGCAGATTGGATTTGGGGTTCTTGCAACTATGTACCTTTTATGAGTTTGTTAGAAAAAGATCACTGTCAATATGCAGATGGTGGATTTGGTTCTTTAGTGCCCATAAGAGAAGCAATTTTAAGAGGAGCCACAGAAATTGATGCCATTATTTTAGAAACTGAAGTAACACAATTAAACAGATTGCCTTCTAAAAATCCGTTTTCTTTGTTGTTTGATGTGTTCGATTTTATGTTAACACATGTTGAAAGGCATAATATTACCATTGGTAAATTAGCTGCCACCAACAAAAATGTGAAGTTAAATTTATATTATACACCCACAGTTTTAACCACAAATTCTTTAGTTTTTGATCAAAGATTAATGAGAAATTGGTGGAAATCTGGCTTTAAATATGCAAAATCTAAACAAGAAGAATTAATGAGCGAGTTTAGACCAGATGTGTTAACAGATCAAGAAATTGAGGAAGGTGTAGATGATGTTGAAGATATTAAGGTGTAGTTTTATTTGAAGCTATTTCCAGCTTTCAGCACTCGCTTTTTTTTATGCTGAATTTATTTCAATTACTTTTTATTTTAAAAAATAATTGGATTGTTTATAATAGATCTTGAATCGAGTTCAGCATAAAAAAAGAGCTCAAACAAGAGCCTGTCTTGAGCGTAGTCGAAAGGCTTCAATCTGGGCTAGACTTGTTTGCAAACTATTTTAATTACAGCTAACAATCTGAAATTTCAAAGAATTAAATTAATAGATAATTTAAAAATTATTTTCTACTAAAACTCTAGAAGCATCTTAATATTTGCTCTTTTGTAATGCACATCTTTTTCCACAGGAATTTCTTTAAACCCTATTTTCTGATACAAATTGATGGCAGTTTCTAAAGATCTGTGAGAATACAAAGTAATACTTTCCCATTGTTGCTTTTTTGCGAAATCAACACAAAACTCTAGTAATTTTCGTCCAATTTTTAAGCCTTGGTATTTTGGTGAAACAGCCATTTTACTCAATTCAAAAAACGTTTTTTGATTGATGAGCGCCACAACTCCAACAATTTCATGGTTATATTTTGCCATAAATATAAAACCACCAGGATTTAAAATATATGCTTCAGGATTGCTCAAAACTTTTTCATCATAAGGTTCTACATAAAAATACTTTTGTAACCAAGCAACATTTAAATCGTAGAAGTCTTTTTTGTATTGTACATCAAAAGGAATAATTGCTACTTTTGAAAGGTTGAAATCTGTATTTTCCATTATTTAGAAATCGCTTTGTTTTTTTAATTTATTTAGAATTGAAATTATTTACCTACGATTTTTACGCTTAATATTTAGTTGTGTTTCTAATTTCACGAAGCAGGCTTTTAGTCTGCAAATAATCTATAAGTGACTATATTAAATTGTTTTACCTTTTAAACTTATCGATAAAAACAGATACCTTACAAATAATAAAATCAGCAAAGGTACTATTGAGACTGGAAATAATTGAATTTCTAAAACCCATAAAATTGGTATTAAAATCAATAATAAGAGTAAAAAATTAAAGTAAAAATGCAACCACTTTTTAGGTTGATTTTTAAGAGCTAAAAACGCAACAACTAAATTCGGAGCAAAAGCCCACAGAAAATTAAAGTTGTTTGGAGTAGTGGAGTGGTTGGTAAAAAACCAAAGAAAAACTATTAAAACACCTAAAATTCCAGTCATTAATAATAAGGTGAAATCTAACCATTTGCTTCTCTTTTTATTCTTGAAATCTTTGTAGGTTATAAATAATCCAAATAAAGAAATAACGCTAAAAACCAATAAAGGGTTAAATATGGAAATCTTTTGTTCTAATTCTTTAAAATCTAATAAAACGTCTTCTCTTTTTACTAAACTATCTGGTTGATTTCTAACAGTTAAATTACTGTTTTTTAAAATAGTATGCACGTAATCAGGTAAATACATATAGTCTTTAAAATCTCTTTTTGTATCTAATTTGCTTCCTAAAGCCAAATTAATTCCAAAGCTTCCCCAAGTATTCCAATGGATTTCTTGATTCATTAATTGTCTAAAAGACTTGTTTTTTTCTATTGTACCAGCATTAAAATCAACTTTATTATCTAAAATATCACCTGTAATATCTCTTAATTTTGTAGCACAATTATTAAAGTAAGGATCGTAAAAATAAGTCGCATTTTCTGGCAAAGCATTTTTTTCTAAATAGATAAAATAAGCCTGTTTCTGCTCCTGATTTAAATTCAGCACTTGTTGTTTTACCCAACGTTTGTCTCTTTTATTGCTCGCTAAAAAGTACTTAAAATCGTATCTCGCTAATTTGTAAAGTAATTTTCCTTTGGTGAAATTTGAGTAAAAATTAGGCTGATCAAAATCGAACATTCCATAATTATAAATTAAATCTAAACCTAAAACAGGGTCTTTAATTCTGATGGCAGAAT
The DNA window shown above is from Polaribacter sp. Hel_I_88 and carries:
- the rmuC gene encoding DNA recombination protein RmuC — protein: MTTFITYFIIALIFSLIGFLIGKLLSKLNFEKEKTSIEKEKSTLEERVSLLQQSKDMVEDNFIELQKELKKQQFEKENLITLNTRQDSENKNLQLKLAEHKNEVENLQKKFTNDFEILANKILEEKSNKFTLQNKENLKIILNPLQEKIKVFEDKVDKTHKESIDYHAALRQQILGLKELNQQMSKETLNLTKALKGDNKMQGNWGELVLERVLEKSGLEKDREYFMQQSFTTDDGKRVLPDVVIHLPDNKKMVVDSKVSLVAYERFINEEDEGLKERYLKEHLISLKKHIEQLSDKKYEDIYQIESPDFVLLFIPIEPAFAVALNTDNNLYNKAFDKNIVIVTPSTLLATLRTIDSMWNNEKQQRNALEIAKQAGALYDKFQGLLTDLVSIGKRIDDSKKEYSSAMNKLFDGRGNLITSVEKLKKMGAKAKKAIPEKIIERAKREN
- a CDS encoding 1-acyl-sn-glycerol-3-phosphate acyltransferase; this encodes MKRFASFILYNILGWRLEGDFPREPKKYVVIAAPHTSWLDFPISILARMSSGIMINFIGKKSLFKWPFGYFFKALGGTPVDRSKNNNLVDAIVEIFRKKEVFRLALSPEGTRKKVTEWKTGFYYIAKGANVPIVMATLDFENKKLKISEPYYTTENKEKDFAFIRGFYLNVKGKNPELS
- the pepT gene encoding peptidase T; the protein is MIDTQHIISRFIKYVTIDTESNPENPAFPSSENQWELAKVLEKELIEIGMQDVELDQNCYIMATLPSNLTYEVPTIGFIAHMDTSPDFTGKNVNPQIIENYDGKDIILNAAKNIILSPDYFDDLLQYKGQTLITTDGNTLLGADDKAGITEIVSAMEYLIEHPEIKHGKIRICFTPDEEVGKGAHLFDVEKFGATWAYTMDGSQIGELEYENFNAASAIVTIKGKIVHPGYAKGKMINSILIANEYIAAIPSEEVPEKTEGYEGFFHLDDVKGSVEETVLEYIIRDHDLDIFEKRKYLMQKIAFDMNEELGQELISLEIKNQYFNMKKKIVPVMHIVNIVEEVMKEVGIQPLIKPIRGGTDGSQLSYKGLPCPNIFAGGHNFHGRFEYVPVESMLKATEVIVGIATKVAIKYR
- a CDS encoding oxidoreductase; protein product: MKRIALLILVFLLIISCTKEYVPRNIDSIEIEEFKMEDTSIRAIIALDENKVAYAGSNGKVGYIIKGKSILPMTIKYQDSMIPNFRSIATNDKEFFVLSIGNPALLYKTPITGYTLVYKEEHEKVFYDSMHFFDDNLHGIAVGDPTENCASIIITTDAGKTWDKLACENLPKFEEGEAFFAASNTNIKTLGSTVWIASGGTKARVLKSDDFGQTWEIFETPIIQGNGPQGIYSIDFADKNNGIIIGGDYSKPLENRANKAITKDGGKTWTLVANNQNPNYKSCVQYVPNTNGKEIFAVGKTGVSFSNDGGVSWADVSDESYYAIQFVDKNTAWLSGNEKIGKMVLN
- a CDS encoding patatin family protein gives rise to the protein MKKALVISGGGSKGAFAGGVAQYLMKKEHKDYDLFVGTSTGSLMVSHLALGMLDDLKELYTNVNQNTIFSNNPFHVKVVAGEKVVSVRHLNTLWNFLNGRKTFGESKNLRKLIKQRITKEMYAKIQESNKEVVVTVSNLTANQIEYKSSKDCTYEDFADWIWGSCNYVPFMSLLEKDHCQYADGGFGSLVPIREAILRGATEIDAIILETEVTQLNRLPSKNPFSLLFDVFDFMLTHVERHNITIGKLAATNKNVKLNLYYTPTVLTTNSLVFDQRLMRNWWKSGFKYAKSKQEELMSEFRPDVLTDQEIEEGVDDVEDIKV
- a CDS encoding GNAT family N-acetyltransferase yields the protein MENTDFNLSKVAIIPFDVQYKKDFYDLNVAWLQKYFYVEPYDEKVLSNPEAYILNPGGFIFMAKYNHEIVGVVALINQKTFFELSKMAVSPKYQGLKIGRKLLEFCVDFAKKQQWESITLYSHRSLETAINLYQKIGFKEIPVEKDVHYKRANIKMLLEF
- a CDS encoding DUF4105 domain-containing protein, with amino-acid sequence MQKKYLFLLLFLGLIKPTHAQVQLSVYSEVSIVTAGPGTELYEAFGHSAIRIKDPVLGLDLIYNYGMFDFDQPNFYSNFTKGKLLYKLARYDFKYFLASNKRDKRWVKQQVLNLNQEQKQAYFIYLEKNALPENATYFYDPYFNNCATKLRDITGDILDNKVDFNAGTIEKNKSFRQLMNQEIHWNTWGSFGINLALGSKLDTKRDFKDYMYLPDYVHTILKNSNLTVRNQPDSLVKREDVLLDFKELEQKISIFNPLLVFSVISLFGLFITYKDFKNKKRSKWLDFTLLLMTGILGVLIVFLWFFTNHSTTPNNFNFLWAFAPNLVVAFLALKNQPKKWLHFYFNFLLLLLILIPILWVLEIQLFPVSIVPLLILLFVRYLFLSISLKGKTI